From the genome of Paraburkholderia flava, one region includes:
- a CDS encoding DNA-3-methyladenine glycosylase, whose translation MNASLLPIVALTRDDLPIDTVELARFMVGQYLVHDLPEGRLSGRIVETEAYPLGDSTSHAFQGRRPYNGSMFLARGHAYVRLTYGLSYMLNMSSELEDVGAGILIRAVEPLEGIAAMEARRPGIKRLDLARGPGRLTMAFGIGPSFDDTDLCAGHGLWIGRLATNPASVPEVGATKRIGLSREMHRLLRFYEVGSPFVSGPRKLLVPPPPGASLDE comes from the coding sequence ATGAATGCTTCGCTGCTTCCCATCGTCGCGCTGACCCGCGACGATCTCCCGATCGATACCGTCGAGCTGGCGCGCTTCATGGTCGGCCAGTATCTCGTTCATGATCTGCCCGAAGGACGGTTGAGCGGACGCATCGTAGAGACCGAGGCGTACCCGCTCGGCGATTCGACGAGCCATGCGTTTCAAGGGCGGCGCCCGTACAACGGTTCGATGTTTCTCGCGCGCGGTCATGCGTATGTGCGGCTTACGTATGGGCTGTCGTACATGCTCAATATGTCGAGCGAGCTTGAGGACGTAGGCGCGGGGATTCTGATTCGAGCGGTCGAGCCGCTCGAGGGCATCGCCGCGATGGAGGCACGCCGTCCCGGTATCAAGCGTCTCGATCTCGCGCGCGGCCCCGGCCGCCTGACGATGGCGTTCGGCATCGGTCCGTCGTTCGATGATACGGATCTATGTGCGGGACACGGCTTGTGGATCGGCAGGCTCGCGACGAATCCCGCAAGCGTGCCGGAGGTGGGCGCGACGAAACGGATCGGTCTGTCGCGCGAGATGCATCGGCTGCTGCGTTTTTACGAAGTGGGGAGTCCGTTCGTCAGCGGGCCGCGCAAGTTGCTCGTGCCGCCGCCCCCGGGTGCTTCGCTCGACGAATGA
- a CDS encoding DUF4148 domain-containing protein — protein MKTFIKAALIATVLAAPVASFAQSADQGLTRAQVRSELIQVEQAGYNPAQSSDAQYPANIQAAEHRVDVQSGIAQAQLPVADTSGYGSSTNGSSQSGAVQPASPQRSIYFGN, from the coding sequence ATGAAGACGTTCATCAAGGCAGCACTCATCGCCACCGTTCTTGCAGCTCCGGTTGCATCGTTCGCTCAATCGGCCGATCAAGGCCTCACGCGTGCTCAAGTGCGTTCGGAGCTGATTCAGGTCGAACAGGCCGGCTACAACCCGGCGCAATCGTCGGACGCGCAATACCCCGCTAACATCCAGGCCGCCGAACATCGCGTCGATGTGCAATCCGGTATCGCGCAAGCGCAACTGCCGGTCGCGGACACGAGCGGCTATGGTTCGTCGACGAACGGTTCGTCGCAATCGGGTGCCGTGCAACCGGCTAGCCCGCAACGCTCGATCTACTTCGGTAACTGA
- a CDS encoding CBS domain-containing protein: MTSVSQVLKSKPNHDVYTIAASDSVFDAIKLMADRQIGALIVTDGDAIAGIVTERDYARKVVLMERSSKDTPVRDIMSKAVRFVRLDQTTDECMALMTDHRMRHLPVIDREKLVGMVSIGDLVKNIIAEQRFTIQQLEQYISGEHT, encoded by the coding sequence ATGACTAGCGTTTCCCAGGTACTCAAGTCGAAGCCGAACCATGACGTCTACACGATCGCCGCATCGGACTCGGTGTTCGACGCGATCAAGCTGATGGCCGACCGGCAGATCGGTGCGCTGATCGTCACCGACGGCGACGCGATCGCCGGCATCGTCACGGAGCGCGACTACGCGCGCAAGGTCGTACTGATGGAACGCTCGTCGAAGGACACACCGGTGCGGGACATCATGAGCAAGGCCGTGCGCTTCGTACGGCTCGACCAGACGACCGACGAATGCATGGCGCTGATGACCGATCACCGGATGCGTCATCTGCCTGTCATCGATCGGGAGAAACTGGTGGGGATGGTATCGATCGGCGATCTGGTGAAAAACATCATCGCCGAGCAGCGATTCACGATCCAGCAGCTCGAGCAGTACATCTCCGGCGAGCACACCTGA